One segment of Colius striatus isolate bColStr4 chromosome 23, bColStr4.1.hap1, whole genome shotgun sequence DNA contains the following:
- the LOC133627601 gene encoding cilia- and flagella-associated protein 45-like, whose translation MESLSHRRVGARARSLPKEPCRAQPPHALRIQRENTPSVRAEKPAASLIISHRDLQRIEESARVFSKEEREAQLAALKAQRAAALEAVRERSKAARQKALEQQQREKPSELEEEARERAQALLKQSERKRLEQEEEIKEFKTLLLGTKCHVIRDAQILEKQLIAKELQEEENRLARMVEAERKKAEGKQEELERRRKQELIRGRQEIVRQMEKNAEERALRAVQQEEEAQELRQQMEQLKMEEQKDLQRRREQQKKTQAEIKRVNDANRKLKEEQTELERLADERILQYQRQKMEREAKLEAEQARLRQEKEKEIARFRAMQERARDQKAEQDALRAKRSQEAAEREWRRKELEAARRKAALQQQLERSRCEQMARREHEAAIQVQRDRQDFERSLRALREQLQKEKAEAARRAEQRLAHASAVRRQMQERQQQLTRERVAEFEEARRRQEEAQQRSLRIARHKQQLLQEFRPLGIPEKYCAHLERKAQS comes from the exons ATGGAAAGCCTTTCCCACCGCAGAGTGGGGGCTAGAGCAAGGAGCCTTCCCAaggagccctgcagagcccagcctcCTCATGCCCTGCGGATCCAGAGGGAGAACAC CCCCAGTGTCCGTGCAGAGAAGCCAGCAGCATCCCTCATCATCAGCCACAGGGATCTGCAGCGCATTGAGGAATCAGCTCGAGTCTTCTCCAAGGAGGAGCGTGAGGCCCAGCTGGCAGCCCTCAAAGCGCAGAGGGCAGCCGCACTC GAGGCCGTGAGAGAGCGCTCGAAGGCGGCCAGGCAAAAggccctggagcagcagcagagggagaagcCGAGcgagctggaggaggaggcgcGGGAGCGGGCGCAGGCCCTGCTGAAGCAGTCTGAGAGGAAGCGgttggagcaggaggaggagataaAAGAGTTCAAAACG CTCCTCCTGGGCACCAAGTGCCACGTGATCCGCGACGCCCAGATCCTGGAGAAGCAGCTCATCGcaaaagagctgcaggaagaaGAGAATCGCCTGGCCAGGATGGTGGAGGCGGAGAGGAAAAAGGCTGAGgggaagcaggaggagctggagcgcAGGAGGAAGCAGGAGCTGATCAG agGGAGACAGGAGATCGTCAGGCAGATGGAGAAGAACGCGGAGGAGCGCGCTCTGAGAGCTGtgcaacaggaggaggaggctcaGGAGCTGCGGCAGCAGATGGAGCAGCTGAAGATGGAGGAGCAGAAG GACTTGCAGCGCAGACgggagcagcagaagaaaacccAGGCGGAGATCAAACGTGTCAATGACGCGAATCGGAAGCTCAAGGAGGAGCAGACCGAGCTGGAGAGGCTGGCAGACGAGCGGATTCTGCAGTACCAGCGGCAGAAAATG GAGCGGGAGGCCAAGCTGGAGGCCGAGCAGGCGCGACTCCgccaggagaaagagaaggagattGCACGCTTCAGGGCCATGCAGGAGAGGGCCCGGGACCAGAAGGCAGAGCAG GACGCGCTGAGGGCCAAGCGCAGCCAGGAGGCCGCCGAGCGCGAGTGGCGGCGCAAGGAGCTGGAGGCGGCGCGGAGAAAGGCCgcgctgcagcagcagctggagcggAGCCGCTGTGAGCAGATGGCGCGGCGCGAGCACGAGGCGGCCATCCAGGTACAACGGGACCGGCAAGACTTCGAGAGGAGCCTCAG GGCCCTGCgggagcagctgcagaaggagaaggcCGAGGCGGCGCGGAGGGCAGAGCAGCGGCTCGCCCACGCCAGCGCCGTCCGGCGCCAGATGCAggagcggcagcagcagctgacgCGGGAGCGGGTGGCTGAGTTCGAGGAGGCCCGGCGGCGGCAGGAGGAGGCCCAGCAGCGCAGCCTGCGCATCGCCCGccacaagcagcagctgctgcaggagttcAG gCCCTTGGGCATCCCTGAGAAATATTGTGCCCATCTGGAGCGGAAggcccagagctga